The following proteins are encoded in a genomic region of Diadema setosum chromosome 10, eeDiaSeto1, whole genome shotgun sequence:
- the LOC140233830 gene encoding mitochondrial enolase superfamily member 1-like, with product MTDMEDRNNHFGAKEMKANSVHYVDHTDPDFSCAYVIIKTDAGDGLEGHGPTFTIGRGTEVVVAGVNALVPFVVGVNLSEIFGDFASFWRKLTSESQLRWIGPEKGVIHLATAAMMNALWDLWAKREGKPLWKLLVDMTPEQLVSVIDFRYITDALTKEEALEILRANEATKGEREAELIKNGFPAYTTSTAWLGYSDETLRQRCRAALSEGWTWFKMKIGADINDDIRRAQLLREEIGYDKVLMMDCNQRWEVSQSIDWMKRLAEFKPYWIEEPISPDDIMGHATISRALNPLGIMVATGEHCQNRVMFKQFLQAEALQILQIDSCRIGGVNEILSVILMAKKFGVPVCPHAGGVLLCELVHHLSMFDYVCVSGTKEGRVIEYIDHLTEHFKYPSIIKNACYMPQQSPGYSTELKASSIRDYVYPQGRAWQQLAREGKVKL from the exons ATGACGGACATGGAAGACAGGAACAACCACTTtggggcaaaagagatgaaagcaaATAGTGTCCATTATGTAGAC CATACAGATCCAGACTTCTCCTGTGCCTACGTCATCATCAAGACAGATGCTGGAGATGGCCTCGAGGGTCACGGACCCACATTCACCATTGGGAGGGGCACAGAAGTTG TTGTGGCAGGGGTAAATGCTCTGGTTCCGTTTGTTGTCGGAGTCAACTTGTCAGAGATCTTTGgagattttgcttcattttggcGGAAGCTGACGAGTGAATCCCAGCTCAGATGG ATTGGTCCAGAGAAAGGTGTCATTCATCTTGCTACAGCGGCCATGATGAACGCTCTCTGGGACCTCTGGGCCAAGAGAGAAGGAAAG CCATTGTGGAAACTTCTGGTTGACATg ACACCTGAGCAACTTGTCAGCGTGATAGACTTTAGATACAT AACTGATGCCCTGACCAAGGAAGAGGCTTTAGAGATCTTGAGAGCTAATGAAGCCACCAAAGGGGAGAGAG AAGCAGAATTGATCAAAAATGGCTTCCCAGCATACACTACATCCACTGCCTGGCTCGGCTACTCAGATGAGACTCTGCGACAG AGATGTCGAGCTGCTCTCAGTGAGGGATGGACATGGTTCAAAATGAAGATTGGAGCAGACATTAATGATGACATCCGCAGGGCACAGCTCCTTAGGGAGGAGATTGGATACGACAAAGTCTTG ATGATGGACTGTAACCAGAGATGGGAAGTGTCCCAGTCCATAGATTGGATGAAACGACTTGCAGAGTTTAAACCATACTGGATCGAGGAACCCATCTCACCAGATGACATCATGGGTCATGCTACCATCTCTCGG GCTCTTAACCCACTTGGGATCATGGTGGCCACAGGGGAGCATTGTCAGAACcgagtcatgttcaaacaattCCTTCAGGCAGAGGCACTCCAGATACTCCAGATCGACAGCTGCCGGATCGGTGGGGTCAATGAGATCCTCTCTGTCATCCTCATGGCCAAGAAGTTTGGAG TGCCCGTTTGTCCTCATGCCGGTGGAGTCTTGCTATGTGAGCTGGTGCACCATCTCAGCATGTTTGACTATGTCTGTGTATCTGGGACTAAGGAAGGGAG GGTTATCGAGTACATAGACCATCTCACTGAACACTTCAAGTATCCATCCATCATCAAGAATGCTTGCTACATGCCACAACAG AGTCCTGGTTACTCCACAGAGCTGAAAGCGTCCAGCATCAGAGACTATGTCTATCCACAGGGGCGTGCGTGGCAGCAGCTAGCTAGAGAGGGAAAGGTCAAATTGTAA